ATAGAAAATCCGAGCAAAAAAGTTCGTAACAACCTGGATGATCCCCAGGTTATAGAGCAGTGCCATCAGCCCCGAAAAGAAAATGACCGCTGGCAGCGCTCGAAACGCAAAAATATACCCCAACTGAATGCCACACAGCCCCGGCAGCACCTCTCCCGGCTGCGCTGGCGCACAGGTGCCCGATGCAGGCAGGGGCGACAGCACCAGCGGCTCCTGACCTGGCAGCGGCACGAACCGATTGCCAAACACAAACCGTGCGCCTGCGTCGGCTGCGTCAAAAATCACGTTCAGCAAATCGGTAAACCATTGCAGAAAAAGCTGCGTAATCGGAAAGGCAAACACCAAAAAGCCTAGAATCAACTGAAGCAAGATGCCCCAGATGACCACTCGCCAGGGGAAATATTTGGGATTGCGGTTTTCGGAAAACAGCCACGCGACTGCACACAGCCCGAAAATTCCAATGAAGGAGATTAAGTTCAGAATCGACATTTGAGGTTGTCCTCTCTGAGAGATATCCGGGTCGTCATGGTCATGCGGCTACATGCAGCTATTTAGGCAGCTATTTAGACTGACGCAATGTGCAACTTTGCCGATTCCCCCCACCCTGCATCCCTCTCCCAGAGCAGGAGAGAGACTTCAAGCCTCGCTTGCTCCCCTGCTCCCGACTGGGGAGGAGAGTTTGGAGCAGGAGGGCTGATTGAAAGTTGCACATCGCGCTAGACTGCGCTAAACCACCCGCTCAATCACCCGCTCGGTCACAAACTGAAGAATCGATAGGACGACCTGCTCGCGCAGTGGGTCGCACGGTGGGTCGCGCAATTCCAAATGGGGCAACTTGCTGACGGCCTCGCTTTGGATTTTACATAAGACGGGGGGAAAGGGATAAAAATTTCTGTGTGGGTTCACTGAAAATCCAGCCGCTTGACGAGTCGGATAGGATAGGGATATTCCTTTCCCACACCTGCTCATGGACGCTTTTGCTCTCGTGCCGCCCGACTGGACAGAGGCGGCAGTTCACGCCGTTGAGTTTTGTTGTCCAAGCTGCCGCTTGTCCTGCTCCGAAGCGCAGCAAGTGTGGATTAATCGGCGATCGCCCGTCTTTACCCATGACCATCGCCGCAAGTGGCAGGAATTTTATCACTGCGCCTGCGGGACGGCCTGGTGGGCCTGGAGCAGCGATCGCCCACCCACCGACCTCACGCCGCTAGAATCGCAGGGCGATCGCCCCGACACCACGCCGACCCTGTTTCCCGACTACCTGCTGGGCGGATTTGACGACCTGCCCGACGTTTATCAAGGTGAGTAGTTGCAAGGTGAATAGTTGCAAGGTGAGTAAAGGTGAGTAGTTGAAGAAGCAGGGGAGTCAGATCCGTCACGCGAGAAGCCGGATCGAAATCCCTCTTCCGCTCTGAGAGCGGGATTTAGAATGAGGGTGAAAAAGCTGCATCAATGCGTTAGGCTGATTAATCCCCAAAAAATTGCAGCGGCCAGTCCGCCACAAAGCGGAATCGTGCCCACCCACGCCAGACCGATCTGACGCACCATGCTCCAGTGAATCTGGCTGTTGCGCTGGGACAGACCAATCCCCACGACTGCGCCGACCAGCGCGTGGGACGTAGACACGGGCAGTCCCACCCGCGAGGCGATCAGCACGGTCGCGGCGGTGGCCAGTTCTGCACAGAGGCCGCTGCTGGGTCGCAGCGCGACAATGCCTTCGCCGATGGTGGCGATGACGCGCCCCCCCCACACCGCCAGCCCACCCACCATGCCCAGCGCCCCCAGCCCCAAAATCCACAGCGGTAGGATTGCCTCATCCCCGGCAGGCTGCGTCAGGTGGACAATTGTCGCCAAGGGCGCGATCGCATTGCCGACATCGTTTGAGCCGTGGGCAAAGGCGACAAAGCACGCGCTGATCAACTGGAATCGCGCCATGATCTGCTCGACAGGATTGACCAGCTTGACGGCAATCCCCTCCCCATTTTCTTCGGTAGGATTTGGCGCATCAGACAACGCCACAGGACGAGCGGCGATCGCGCTAAGGCCCAGAGTGGCGATCGCCCCGGTGGCCAGCGCCAGCGTGTGGGGCGGTAGGTTAATTTGGGCTGAAATGGCAGGTTGCAGCCCAGGCAGCACAATCAGCCCAAACCCGCTGACCAGCACCAAACTCAGCCAGGGTAGCCATTCATAGGTCTGCTGGAGCGGCTGCGGAGCCTGCAAGATGCCGCGCCGCAGAACGGTATAAACCCCAGCGGCGATCGCCCCGCTAATTAGCGGCGTGACCAGCCAAGTGAGGGAAATTTGACCCAGCAGGGACCCGTTCACGGAATGCAGACCGGATGCCGCCCAGCCAAACCCGGCGATCGCCCCCACAACGGCATGAGACGACGCGACGGGCAGCCCCAGCCGCGTGGCCAGATTAAGCCACAGCCCGCAAGTCAGCAGCACAGACACCATGCCCAGCACCAAAACCTGGGGCGTATCGGTGAACTGATCTGGACTGACCACGTCGCTGGCCAACGTGTCCACCACTCGCCGCCCAAACAGCACTGCTCCTGCAAACTCCAGCACTCCGGCGATCGCCAATGCCTGCCGCAGCGACACCGCTCCCGATCCAACCGACGTGCCCATTGAATTCGCCACATCGTTCGCGCCCAGGTTCCAGGCAACGTACAGGGCTAATCCACTGGCAATCACAATCCAAATCACGCTGCTTGCGCTCCACGCTACGGCTTAATGGCTTAATGGCTTAACGGCTTAATGGCTTAACAATGACAAGACGGCTGTCTATAGGCGGTCAATCACTCCTCACAGACTTTCCAGCATCAATTCTTCTGAGTCTCGCTAAGAATGAGATGACTGGAAGCCCCGCAGATGCCCGACCCCCGTCCAAAATCGCCCATCCAAAATCAAGAATCCCAAATCCACAGGACTTACGCACTTTCGATAAGTTTTCTGGACTTTGGACGATTTCTCGCGGGCTACGCCTGCAAGAAATCGTCCAACTGCGTAAGTCCCAATCAAGAATCGGTGCAATGCCTGACCTCGAAATATTCCGACAACATTATTGAGAATTGCAAATAACCCCCCTTAAGCTCTCACAATTTCAGGATTCAGCGTTAACGTAAGGGGCAGTTTCTCCCCCGTGTCTCTGGGTTTCGGCGTGACTCGAAAAACCAAGTCAACCCGTAAGTCGTCTTCGAGCAGCGCAACCTCTCCGGCTGCGGTGCCTCGGCGATCGCTCAAGCGGGCGAGTCAGGCGTTGACTGCGCTCCCCGACACCCCCCCCGAACCGGCAAAGGAGTGGTCAATTCGAGAGGCGATCGCCTTGCTGCAAGACGTGATCCTCGCCGCCCTCGACAAAGGCTATAGCCAGGAAGATGTGGCTGCGCTGCTCAACCAGGCAGGAATTCCCGTCTCCCCGTCGTCTTTGCGCTATTACCTGACCCGGCTCAAGCAGTCGGCTGCATCTCGGACTGCGCCCGTGCGCTCCAGGCCCGCTGGACAGAAACCCAAACAGCAGGCCCGTGCGATCGCCCCCGCCGCACCTGCGATCTCACCCCCAGACCCCACACCCCCCGCAGAAGCCCCTGCAAACCGCCCCCCTGCAAATCACTCCGCCTCAAACCGTTCTGTCGAAAATGTCATCGCCTACCTGCTCGATAAACCCGAAACACCCCCGCTAAGAGCAACCGATATCGCTCCAACTCAGAAGTC
The Thermoleptolyngbya sichuanensis A183 DNA segment above includes these coding regions:
- a CDS encoding inorganic phosphate transporter; its protein translation is MIWIVIASGLALYVAWNLGANDVANSMGTSVGSGAVSLRQALAIAGVLEFAGAVLFGRRVVDTLASDVVSPDQFTDTPQVLVLGMVSVLLTCGLWLNLATRLGLPVASSHAVVGAIAGFGWAASGLHSVNGSLLGQISLTWLVTPLISGAIAAGVYTVLRRGILQAPQPLQQTYEWLPWLSLVLVSGFGLIVLPGLQPAISAQINLPPHTLALATGAIATLGLSAIAARPVALSDAPNPTEENGEGIAVKLVNPVEQIMARFQLISACFVAFAHGSNDVGNAIAPLATIVHLTQPAGDEAILPLWILGLGALGMVGGLAVWGGRVIATIGEGIVALRPSSGLCAELATAATVLIASRVGLPVSTSHALVGAVVGIGLSQRNSQIHWSMVRQIGLAWVGTIPLCGGLAAAIFWGLISLTH